Genomic window (Lynx canadensis isolate LIC74 chromosome A1, mLynCan4.pri.v2, whole genome shotgun sequence):
TAATACGTATTGGGCATCTACCACACCAGGCAACGTCCTTGATACAAGTTACATGATGTCATCCTTATACTATTtctatgaggtaggtgctattttGATTCCCACTCTTTTGGGTgaaaaacttgcccaaagttaaggaacctgttcaaggtcacagagctatgTAGCTGGACAGAGAGCAAAGATTTAAGAGACACTTGAGAGAAACTCTTAATCTCAAATCCCATCCGCATTAACTCAGAAAACACAAACTGCAGCTCTGAGGCGCAGGGACTATCTTGCATGCCTGTTCTCTTACGACGAAGACGTCGCAGACCCATTTGTCTTCTCTTGTTGTGTCCTGTTCGGCTTTGAGGACCAGAGGGTCGTCTAATCAGCTGCCCCCACTCCAATCCAGCCGGCTTCCCACACTGCCAGGGGTGcagcagaaggaaaagaggggcgGGGGTGCTGGGGAAAGCGAGAGAGACAAAAAGGGCTGGGATCAAAAAATATACGAACAAACGAAGAGAGAAATCTGTCGTGGGATTTCAGGTgataaaaccagataaagaagtTTGACCAAaggtaagaaaaggaaactgCTCTTCCCATTAGAGAATATAACATCCTCTACACAGTTACATACACCCCCAAGTTCTCACAGAAAACTTGCCTGTACACAGCATGTATCACTGCACAGACTTAACCATTATGTAATATTGAAAAGTTAGTCAGGAAGTCTTGTAGAAGCCAAAATGcaacattatttttcatcttcagaCTACATGGTATGGGCTGTGCCGTTGATACGAAGTTACTTATCAACCAGTTTTTAAACTTGGCAGCCCTTTCTTATCCCTCTCTTGGTTAAGACAAGTTTCTTCGTATCATTTAAAGTTCAAAGACATGAGGCAGCAGAAAGAGCCACCTTTTTGCCAAGTGTTCTTATGACTTGGAAGCAACGGACATTTGTCCGTGACCCTGTCTGATTTTTGGCACACAGCAGATAAGCTCTGAGAAACACACACCCGCTGTTACATGGGGAAGAAAGGACAGACATCAAAGCAccacttactttatttttagatacTATATCAAGGCTATTCAGTTTCCTTAAGAAGatctaataggaaaaaaaaaaaaaaagaggagagcaTCACTCTCATGCTCATGCAATACCTTGTCCTAAATAGGTTCTGGTTCATTTTTTGCAGTCATCAGCCATTAGAACATATTCACCCCCCTTGGTTCCTTTTGGTTTGATTGCCAGGGACAGCTCCTTGGGAACACTTGGCTAGGACACTTGCAATGCACGCAAGACAGATCAGcataatttttaagttacttGCCACTTCCAGGAATGTTAATTTAAGCAATGACTATATGTCTTCCCTTCCCAAGATGTTACCACTGCCATCAAAGAGATCTGGGTCACTTTCCAGACTTTGGGGCACTCTGTTTCCTTCAACGCCAcaggaggcaaaccaagaaagctAGACAGAGGCACGCACCAGAAAAATAATTCTCAAGTAATGGGTTCCTCTAAGaatgtctttttgattttaaagcttgaagaaaaaagaaaaaaccaaaaactggcCTTCACCAAGGCCATAGAAGATAAACCTTCCATTTTCTCAAGGCTGCCCCTATCAATAGCCATGTTTCTAGGACGGACCTGTGCGCTGAAGAAGAAACTGATGAAGAACTTCAGGGTGGCGGGCAATTCAGAGTCACGAAGACCAACGACACGTACAGATGGAGCTAAGCTTTTGAAATATCTGCGAAGCAGGAATATTCTAGAGAGGCAGAAAGGACAGACCCGACTGGGATGTCTACTGATAACCAGGGCTGGCACCAGGACAGGCAGTGTGCCTGGTCCCTGGTCATCAAACTGACAGAGGGAACCCCAGCCCTTTCTGATCCTCCCGCCTCTCCCATCCTGGTGGGATGCCACCACTCGGCCAGCAGAGTGGCCTCTGGCCTACAGCAGGGGTCCTAGACACCCAAGGAGGGCCTGGAGTGTCTGCCATTTAATTCCTGTGGGGTGTTGGGACAGATTGTCTGACTTCTCCAAGTCTTGTAAAATGGTGATGATAAAGCTTGCCTTGACTAATTCCCAAGGCCATCGTGAGGGTCAAATACAACAGCAGACATCAAAGTGTCCTGCAAAGGTATAAGAGCTAAAAGACACAGGACCTAGAAGATGGGCTTCCTAGAAATTACCCAAACCTTGGGTAAACGAAGAAGAGTGCAAGTTACAGCCCAAATCTACTTCTTCATACGATAAACCTCTGCCCCACCTATACGCCATCTAGCCAAAGAGACCCCCAAGAACTGGGAAACTGAGAATGCTCGGCTGAGACCACCCCGTCACACGCAGTGCAGGCTTCTGGCCAGAGCTCAGGCACACTGGGGGTTGAGGGCAGCAGCTAGCTCTTGTGCTGCCCAGCCTCACCATTCCCTCTTCTGGAAAAGTGCTCCCTACCCTCCAGAACCCCTCTGTCCTCCCTGTCTCCCACCTGGTGCTGTAGTGGAGGCTGCCCCTCCAAGGCTACAGCTAACAGGGGGTGAGGCTGGGGTTGCATGTGATCACAGTGGGGCCAGTCAAAAGGCTgtaagagaagaagagaaaaggggcagCTTCTCCCAGTAGATACTGGAGGATTTGAGGTGTGGGTGCAGCGTGCAGCCTATTATTCACTAAGTGGAGGAAGTTGGTTTGAGCAGAGGAAGTAAACTCTCAGGGGGACAGAAGCTCTGGACCTCTAAGTGCTGCAACACCCTAGTTCCAATGCTTGTATACTCTCCACCCCGCCTCTACCCCCAACTCACAGCCGGCCCTTCCCAGGGATCAATGAACTGGCTAGGGAACCCCTAAGGAAGTATAAGCCAGGTTTTGTAACACAATTAGGATGAATGTCTCAACATTAAATGCATAGTAATTTCCATACCAAGCCAGATTCATGGTCTACTCAAACTGGCATCCTATTTATGGTAAGTACACCAAGGGACGTTTGCAGGAGGCCATGGTTGTCCTAAAAACTTCAGCCTCAAATGTCTTTCAAAGAATCCCAGCTTGCCATTGTGGCCATTATGGTTCTGTGAATTTACGTTCACCTCTCCTGCATCTATCTGTATTTTCAGTCTTTACCTACTCTTAAAGATAATCCATTCAAAATATGCAGTCTATGCTGTgaagtaatacttttttttttaattgttttttgagagagagagggaaagagaatgagcaggggaggggcagagagagagagagagagggagggagagaattccaagcaggcaccacgttgacagcacagagcctgatgcagggacaaactatgagatcatgacctgaggccaaatcaagagtcagaggcttaactgagccacctaggtgccctgaagCAAAACTTatttggtatatttgttacaacagaaataaattcaggggcacctgggtggctcagttggttaagtgtccaactttggctccggtcatgatcttgcaatttgtgagttggagccccgcaccgggctctgtgctggcagcttggaacctagagcctgcttttgattctgtgtctccctctctctctctgcttccccaccgctcatgctctctgtctgtctgtctctctctctcaaaaataaacattaaaaattttttcttaaaaaagaaataaattcatagtataagtagaaagaataaacagtgaaataaagctaaaaatagaaaaatgagaaaaaaatgaaaaacactgagTTCACACTAGGATACATACAATataaaaagactggaaagaaatatttccaaaattgtTATTTCTCAGTGGCAAGATGATAgataaattatttccttctttatatttttctgcatcGCTAAAGTTTCCATACTGGGAACTGGGTAAAGTTTCCATACAGCACTGGGTCTGTATTACTGTTCTAATAATATTCTACtattaaaatatacagtataGTATAGCATAGTATAGTGCGGTATAGTCTAACCTATACTATTCTATACTGATAAAGCAGAGCCTCACCAAATGTCTTAGACTCTTGCAGAGAAATTAGCTCCGCCTGGAGACCTCAGCCAGCTTGGATCCTCGGCGTTTCAGAGGCAGATGATAAAACAGGCATGAGAACATGCAGATCTGACCACTCCAGCAGGCAGCCCGTTCCACTTTAGCAACAGTCATACCTGGAAAGGCAAGGTATACCTAGAAAGGCAGATATTTAAAAGGCACAGATAAAGGACCTCTGAACAAAAAGGCTGGGAGTCCTCAGTGGCACGCCTCTGCTTTCAGAGGCACTGGGCAGGGGAGGGCTCTGGAGCCTCAGGCCAAGGTGCCCAGCACTGAGGAGCCGGTGGTGGTGATGCAGGCGGAACCCACGTGGATTCTCTCCAGCTGCTGGCATGTACTGGGGGTTCAATACGTCTTTACATAAAAAGGATAGTGGACAGAATAATCACAAGATGCGTAGGTGGCCGAGAAGGTACCGTGAGCTCGCACACTCACAGGGGAGAGGCTCGGAGGGAAGGTTGCCTGGAGGAGCCAGGGGCTGAGGTTAAGAGACAGGCAGGCATGTGCCAGGCAGAGAACGTGAAGATGAGCAGGCAGGAGAGTCCAGGCAGACCCAAAGTCACGGGCATTCAAACAGAGATATGTTGTATAACCCCAATAACCCTGAGTATTTTAGTGAGTAGTATGAGCGCAGAGTGAAAtaaaggcagaaatagaaaaatgagaaaaattgaagAATACTGGAATTCATTTGTGGTCTATACAATGGCTTAGCTTTGTGGAAACTAACTTTGAACCAGGCCTTGAAGAAAGGGGTAGGATTTGGATAGAAGTGTAAAAGGAGGACAAAGGGCAGTGTAGCCAAGACTGCAGGAAAAAATGGCACGTGAGACATGCATCCTTCAGTGAATGTTTACCGAATGCCCACTCTGTCCCAGGTCTGGGACTAAGATCTTGGGGTGCAAAGGAGAGCTTAGGAGAAAGAGCTGTTCTCCCCACTgcagagatgaggaaattgaggctttaCAAAGAAGATGCAATTTGTCCAAGGACATAGAGCCAACAAATAGCATAAATCTAGTTTTAGGTATGTTTTATtacaacattttagaaaatactgatAAGTTGTTTGTGTCTTAACATCATGGTAAAAGCTTAGAGGATATGGGAAAAACCCATGTGCCCCCCTTTTCtgctattcaaataaaaaattatgttttctttaggtaaatacacagtagtggaagtactagatcatatggtatttttttatttttttaatgtttatttattttttgagagagacagagtgcagtgggggaggggaagagagaaagggagacccagaatccaaagcaggctccaggctctgagctgtcagcacagagctcaatgcagggctcaaacataggcatcatgacgtgagccaaagttggaggcttagccgactgggccacccaggtgcccctcatatggtaattctacttttaattttttgagggacctccatactcttctccacagtggctgtaccagtttgcattcccaccaacagtgcatgagggttcctttttccgcacatcctcaccaatacttatttgttgtctttttgattttagtcgttctgacagttgtgaggtgacatctcattgtggtttggatttgcatttccctgatgatgagtgatggtgagcatcttttcatgtgtctattggccatctggatgtcttctttgggaaaatgcctattcaggtctcctgcccattttttaatcaaattatttgttttcctgATGTCGTGTTGTAGAAGTTCtctctatattttggatattaaccccttattgaacatattatttgcaaatatatttttccattcagtgagttgccttttcattcggttgacagtttccttcactgtgcagaagctctttattttgatgtagtcaaaactttttttaaaagctttttattttgacatgcttttgtttcccttgccttaggtgACCTATCTAGAAAAAGGTTGCTATGGCCATCCCtatatttattatagcattatttgcggcagccaagatatggaatcaacccaagtgtccatcaatagatgaatggataaagaagatgtgattatgtgtgtgtgtgtgtgtgtatgtaaaatgtATGTGTACAcgtacatacacaatggaatattacttggccataaaaacgatgaaatcttgctatttccaacaacatggatggacctagagggtattatactaagtgaaatagacaaagaaagacaaataccgtatgatctcacttacatgtggaatataaacaaaacaaagcaaagcaaacagcagaaaagacccataaatacagagaacaaactgacggttgccagaggagaagaggtggggtgaaggggagtgggagacccAGGTTTCAGTTACAGAATGAgcaagtcatgggaataaaaggtaggGTATGGGGAGAACAGCCAATGTGACACAGCAGCTACACTCGTGGTGGGCACAGCACACAGAACGCACAGAGTGGCTGGAAgactatgttgcacacctaaaactaacgtAACATTAGGTGACAAccatactcaaataaaaattgtgaacatttcttactttccttttatgaaaacTCTTTTCTGCCCTGGAGGATAAATATGTGAGAGTTAAAAGTTCTTATAAATATCCCAAATCTTTCGGAACAATTACTAGCGGGACAGTATCAGGCTCAGCTTGACTGCACAACTGACAACCGACTAAGTTCACCCGCTTCAGAGTGTGCTCAGATAGGGCAGATCCAGTGGCCGTCTGAGAAAAGGTCGGTGGAACCGCCACCAAAAAAAAGCCTCGTAAAGACAAAACCAGCCTCAGGATTTGTGTGGAAAACGTTAAACATGCTCCATGCTGGGGAACTCAGAGACTCCCGTGCTGCTGACGGCCTGCAGAAGACTATTCAGTAAAAGACAAATCTCCCAAGAAGCGGAGCTTAGTTATTCAGAGATTGTCTAAAACCAGTGCTGGAATTGTGCCCCATCTCCTACCAAGTACAGTACAGGTTCCTGCCCTGTGAATAAGCTCTTCTGAAAGTAAGGAAGCTTTCAGCCCACACGCTAGATTTCCAAACACAAACATGCATACGTGTAAACAGTGTtgacaaaaaaccaaaaaatctgCTTACAGTTTTCTTCTGACATTAACCATGTGCCTTTaggtaaaggaggaaaaaagttttatttatttatgtgttttagggtcactgaaaaaaaaagtcatttgggtCTATAGCAATTCTTCCTTTACCACATACTtcacactattattattattttttttcaaataagaggTGTTTCTTGTGGGCTTATTAAAAAGTTACAAGACTCGAATCAGAAATAACATTAATATAAATTGTGTCTACCATTAATTACAAAAActacttttgccttttaaagttgattttttttaatcctttaattaGAACATGGTTCTAAAGCCTGCATTCTCACAATGCTTTCAGATCTATTTCTGTATTCTATTTGGAGAGACAAAGAGGATCGTATTGTTTGTGATCATCATGCTGCCTCTCATAAAAGGCTCATTAACGTATTTGGAATGTCTAAGGTAGGCAGGCAGGCCGGCCTGTGATTCTTACCTCCCCCCCAAAAGCAACCCATCCTCTACCGTGCAAAAGCTGGCACGATTCACGCTGTGGGGAAAGAACAAATACaattcttcttaaaatgtttttgaacgTGTGTTTTCTGGAGATAAAggtgaataattttatttcaaaacttgtCTACAGCTGAAAATGTGATGTGGCATCTACCTTGATCTGGGGGCTTTGTAATCAGGGGGCTGAATGAGGGATGCTTTCAGCCTAAGCTAACCCAAATCAATTTAGTGGTCCTGAGATcatttctgtccttcctttcttccctcacaCAACATTAGGGTTTTCCAATGTTTTGACATCTCCTTGGAGATGGTCCAGCCACAGGGTGCAGCCACACAAACAATCCACACAGACTTCTATACTTGGTGAATCGGTTCCCAGCCCACCTTTCACGTTAGGGTCTATCCCAACCTAGTAGAGCTGACAAGTGTACAAAACTTAGACTagagaaaaacattaagaatatgacttaaacatttatttttagggcagcaaagagagacagaaacttaTACCAAATTCTAAAAGATAGAGATGTTAACGGTCTCTTACAGTAACTAAAACTGTGAATAGGCTAGAACCTACAGGCCTTTTTGGAGAAACACTGAAGACCATCCCAAACTACAAGAAATGCTTGTCTTGTTTGCATGGGAGGCAGTTCTGTCCCTGGCAGCCTATGAAAGTCAAGGCCCTAAGCCTTACTACCTCACAAGTATCCTTTCCaagtttcagtttttgtttctcagGGAATTTTGACTTCTCCAGAGGAATTAAAAAGCAAGAGGCCTAAATAGTCCTTTTTAATATATCCTTCAACGTATAACACAATGTTATTGTAGACAACTTGATAAACAACATGAACTAAATGGCAAGAAAAAAGTGTCATCCCAAGGACCAGTGGCTTTGCGTTTGCCTCATGGGTAAATCTCTAAAGTTCTATTCATCTGTTGGCTAATGAGCTTGTGTTCCAGTGACAGAGTAAGTTCCTCCGATCCCAGAAATTTCCTAAAACTGAGTACAAACGGCTTccaccaaattttttttttttaattttttttttcaacgtttatttatttttgggacagagagagacagagcatgaacgggggaggggcagagagagagggagacacagaatcggaaacaggctccaggctctgagccgtcagcccagagcccgacgcggggctcgaactcacggaccgcgagatcgtgacctggctgaagtcggacgcttaaccgactgcgccacccaggtgccccccaccaaatattcttgaaaaatcttctataatctttgttttcttaattaaggGCCCAATTTCACTGGCGCTAAAGTGCTCACTCCAAGGAGGATATAGTCTCCTCGTCTCAAATGCATAGCTTACCGTAGCTGATTTCTCATCTGctagaaaaaacccacaaatatgtATCTGTGAAAGATGGGCCTCATACCCTGGACTTAACACGCACACCCCTGAGGATACAAATTCCGGCCCACGAAAAGAGAGCTAAACCTGGGGCTGGCCATTCCTACTCCTCCCTACCCACTCCGAAGGGCTGTCTCAGTGCAGGGGTTCGAAGTGGTGTCCACAGACCGACAGCATCAGCGTCACCTGGGAACTCGTTCGAAATGCACGTTCTCAGGCCTCTCCCGAGAGCCACCgaatcagaaaccctgggggtggggcccagttCCCCAGGTGACCTACGCCCTCAAGTTTGAGTGGCATTGTTGCACTGCAGGAACTGTGAAACCACCAATGTTTGTACGCTCAAAGCCTGCAGGTGGCACTAAAGGCCGGCCGGACAGGCAGGAACAGGAAGCTCAAGTAGTGGTAAAGAACAAGCCAGCCAGACAACGCAGCTCCTGAGCAGCTGGCTCAGCCCTCTCCAATGAGTTCACAGGCCACAGGACATCTCAGCTTTGAACGGGAAGCAGACTGAACTTCTCACAGTCCAGCAGTAAACACATTAAACCTAAAATTTTCGGGGATATGGAAATTGCATATATTTCCTGCATATATttcctgagcctgggtggctcagtcggttgagcatccgacttcggtgcaggtcatgatctcacggtctgtgggttcgagccccgcgtcgggctctgggctgacggctcagagcctggagtctgctttggattctgtgtttacctctctctctctgtgctcctccctgctcatactttgtctctgtctctcaaaaataggtaaaacattaaatttttttttttaattttcagggaTGCAATAGTTAATGAAGGTTTTTGtgggtgttttaaaaatgtttatttatttttgagacagagagagacagagcatgaacgggggagggtcagagagagaggggacacagaatctgaagcaggctccaggctctgagctgtcagcacagagcccgacgcggggctcgaactcacagaccgggagatcatgacctgagccgaagtcggaagctcaaccgactgagccacccaggcgccccaggtttttgTGTTTAATACGATGAGGATATATGCATTTTCAAGAATGAAAATGTCAATACCaattaaacagaacaaaataagaaactcAAATTATCAGCAGCTGTTGTGTGtatccaaataataataatgcactTGATTGTGAAAGAATCGGAGTTCCTACCCTTAAAATCTCACTGAATTGATGtgacaaaaacaagaagaagatttttctaatgtaaaacatgtatACGAGTAGGCCTTTGCTAGATTCTATCAAAACCCTGAAATTTGCTTTAATGGTTTTAGTATATATACatctccgggcacctgggtggctcagttgtttaagtgtcggactcttgattttggctcaggtcccgatctcaggGTCGcaagatggagccccatgttgagcttgggattctctctctctccctctctctctgccttcctccctgtctctctctctctctctcaaatacaaaatttttaaaaaactgcctaTACAAATCTCTGGTGAAGATATGAAGCAATGGGAACTCCTGGGTACACACGCCAGGGAAATGAGTGCCTCTTTCTACCAAAAGCCTCATAAAAGAATGTTCTTAGAAGTGtaattcatggggtgcctgggtggctcagtcagttaagcatctggctctcgggtttcggctcaggtcatgatctcaaggttggtgagtttgagccccgcattgggctctgtgcggacagtgcacagcctgcttggaattctctctctctccctctctgtctgcccctctccctctctcttgcttgctcccaaaataaataaacttaaaaaaaaaaagtgcaattcACAATAGTTACCAAgtgaaaacaatcaaaatgtccACCCACGGCAGAGGAAATAAACAGTATGGatattcatacaataaaatacacacaacaatgaaaacacaaatcGACCAATAAACCAAACCACTGCTACAcataatatggatgaatctcaagaaATACTgctgagtgaaacaagccagacctATAGGAGTACACACTTACCCAAACAGGCAAAACAAATCTCTAGTGACAAAGGTCAGCACTGACCCGTGGCTATCCAGCAGCAAGCATGAGCTTGCTGAAAAAGTTCTACATCTTGACTTGGGGGATGATTACAGGGGTGTACACGTACGTgtacataatgaaaatatatgagtGTATTTgctgaattgcacacttaaatTTGTATACCGTATTGTGTGTAATAACtataaagggagaaaaagtgaaacatacacaaaaatacacaaaaatattcttGACACACTGTCAGGTAAGAATTTTCAATATTCATCATGAAAGTCTAGATTGCTAGATACCTATAACATCATCAGACCATTATTTGCTGTAAAAACACTGCATTTGCTGAGCTAAAcctaaaaattaaacacagtgAACCAAGGGTTCTCCTTATTTCCAATGTTATGCCATCATATCAATGTATCAACCTACAAGAGGGCCAAACTTGACGGGCTTGCATTCCCTAGTCCCAAACGCCTTTGATTCTGACACTTCCTGGAGCCCATCGCGTGCGGAATCTCACTATCTATTTCTCCAATCCTCTGCAGACCCCGGATGGCCGCTCACCACCTAGGGGGAGGCTGAAAAAGGGCCTGGCTCCATCACTTCATTAACTACCCACCTGACTTTCTTTGAAGACCTGTCCTAACCCCTACCATCACCTGGGCCTTGTTAGAAAGGTGCACAGCGTCTGAGGCCTTTCCGGGCTCACTGGATCCTATCCAGTAGGAACCCAGGGCTGGGCCAGCTGccgagtggggagagagagggggacagcaaACTGCCCCCCGAAACAGACACTTCCGGGCCCCACAGCGTGCCGCGAGACCCTGAGCCCGCGTCATTCTCCACAGGCCTGGGCCGCTCCTTGCAGCCCACCGCAGCGGGAGAAATAAGGCTCGGCCCGTTTCTGCGCTTTCGGCGTTGGGTTGCAAACCCCGCAGCCAGCTGTAAGGAGTGACCAAGAGCGGGTGCGACGCTTTGGGGAGAGAATCTGGTCCCATACGGGGGGCCCGGGGACGCGCAGCGCCCGTGCCCGCGGCGCCCGGGCTCCGCGCGGGAGTGGGACCCGCTGGGGTGCGCGCGCAGGGCCGCGAGCGCCGAGAGCCGACGTGTGGCGCGCCCCGCCGCCCCAGGTGGAAGTCCGgccgcgcgccgccgccgccgccggaccGCGCGGGCGGAGGGCCGGGCGAGGCGCGCCGCCGCTCGGGGCGGGCGTATTTACCTGGAAGCAGGAACACGTGCTGCCGGGCGCGAGCCCGGTCCCCGCCGTCCATGCTGTCCCTGCCGCCCGCCTTCTGCGCGGGGCGCGAGCAGGCCTCACCCGCGGAGCGCGGGACCTGCCCGGAGCCGGCGGAAGATGGCGGGGGAAGGGTGTATTCCCGCTAGCGCGGCGCGCGGAGGGGCCGGCGGAGCCCGGGAGGCGGCCCGCGGGACGAATTAACTTTCGTTTCCGCAGCCAGCCGGCCGCGCCTGTGAACGTTTTTAAATTTAGCGCCAGGCCGAGGCGACCCGAGAGGTGACGCGTCGCCCGCCGGCAGGGGAAGGGTCGCGGCCTCTCCCCTCCGCTGCGCGGCCAGTGGTAGGTCCTCACCGAGGGCGCGGAGTGACGCGGCGCGCGGGGCGGCCACCCTGGGacgcggcggcgggcgggggagCCTCGGCCCGCGAAGTTGTGGTGCGGCCGGCGGCGGAAGGAGTCCCAGGTGGGAGAGCGAGCGAGGCCGGGCCCCCCCACCttgggagcgggggggggggggagagggggcccgGGACGGATGAGGCCGCCGCACCCGGAGGGTTGGGGAGCGCGAACACCAAGCGTGGAGGAAAAAGCCTGCAGCAGATCCGTGTTAAGGACAACTGCCATCAGATTCTAATCCTGATGTCATTCTTGTTAGTATATCTTGTTTGTCGGTTGCATTCTGCGTTGGAATTAAGGTCACAGTATTTTGTGCTTTGGGGGTTCATAATGCATTGTAAGTAGTCTTCGAATTGGGCTTAGCTCTCACCACTAAAAAGAGGTGCTCAAAATACGAATTTGTTATTTGGGGAGAATCTTTGTAATGAGTTAAAAatgtaagacattttaaaagggatatttaaggggcacccgggtggctcagtccttaagcgTGGGACTCagtttccgctcgggtcatgatcttagggttcgtAAGTTCGCCCTGcatgcactggcagtgtggagcctgcttgggattctctctccctctctgtgcacaaccccccccccatactctctctctaaacaaataaagtaaaaaaaagttgttgtttttttttttttttaaatcaaagcgATGTTTAAAAGTTAAGTTCATGAAATTTGGTgatttaaactttgaaaaataaaattttaattgaaaaagtgGTACCTGGTACAgggtttcttaaaagaaaataataaatacttctcTTATACTGTAAAGAAAAATCTGTCTGCCTCCTACCCCAGATCCCCAATCTCCATCCCCATGGGCAACTACTGTTAACAGTTTCTTGTCTGTTCTTCCAAAAATTTTCCATGCACGTACAAGTCCGTGTCTTTTTGCACGAatggaag
Coding sequences:
- the LOC115515785 gene encoding uncharacterized protein LOC115515785, which encodes MLSLPPAFCAGREQASPAERGTCPEPAEDGGGRRQAEATREVTRRPPAGEGSRPLPSAARPVVGPHRGRGVTRRAGRPPWDAAAGGGASAREVVVRPAAEGVPGGRASEAGPPHLGSGGGGERGPGTDEAAAPGGLGSANTKRGGKSLQQIRVKDNCHQILILMSFLLVYLVCRLHSALELRSQYFVLWGFIMHYGQCGTCKLVRSASSRRKMTEAIRKGRRTTLDIEKLARGSQLDRVTLPGDKNNFPEYQPHTSLP